A genomic segment from uncultured Alistipes sp. encodes:
- a CDS encoding transporter, producing the protein MKGLKKIGILCLAVLAAMPLRAQTADRQINYGFGGSVLNRDMLWASDFAELSRTHLFGTARAMGMGGAFTSLGADLTSMALNPAGLGMYRSSEFSFTPLVSVSHASTDGTATWQNNNKTRFAFANIGVALNVFESGSGALTSLTVGLGLNRIADFNTRYSFSSESLFDPSTGAYMPTIGDIFSQQLNSWGTRPNSSNQLLMQDLHPSVWPAALGYDGYMVDYFSDGGNNPWGVARIGGNASVLHSLDVVNSGSINEFDISLGGNINNIVYFGATLGIQSVYKRTAMTYQEEYGYFNTNGVAQTLNRETGEWSNLTQQLEMMNLYQRMTIDGSGVNLKLGVVVRPIAGLRLGAAFHTPTYYSLDYSYRAGITTRIVQTEDIINNGPVHGVEAGNDSPTATNEGPDSWSFTSPARLMFGASYTFGNFAIVSVDYERDWYNGIRMKDVPRYNDLLTEDYKAEFKHDFQATNSLRVGAEIRPLPFLALRVGGGFTDSMLKERDTYTYGVNTGMPVTYKSCYVSAGLGVSLSRSVTLDIAYQNVSDKLNGYQLFCSQDYDTGDLMTWTGVYETSLTRHYIAMTLNFRF; encoded by the coding sequence ATGAAAGGTTTGAAGAAAATAGGAATTTTGTGCCTTGCGGTGCTTGCCGCCATGCCCCTCCGGGCTCAAACTGCCGATCGTCAGATCAACTACGGATTCGGGGGATCGGTGCTGAACCGCGACATGCTCTGGGCATCGGATTTCGCCGAACTGAGCCGCACGCACCTCTTCGGAACGGCCCGGGCCATGGGTATGGGAGGGGCCTTCACGTCGCTCGGCGCCGACCTTACGTCGATGGCGCTCAATCCGGCCGGGTTGGGCATGTACCGCAGCAGCGAGTTCTCCTTCACGCCGCTGGTTAGCGTGTCGCACGCCTCGACGGACGGAACCGCCACGTGGCAGAACAACAACAAGACCCGTTTTGCCTTCGCCAATATCGGCGTGGCGCTGAACGTCTTCGAGAGCGGTTCCGGAGCGCTGACCAGCCTGACGGTGGGGTTGGGGCTCAACCGTATCGCCGATTTCAATACGCGCTACTCGTTCTCTTCGGAGTCGCTCTTCGACCCCTCGACCGGGGCCTATATGCCGACCATCGGGGATATCTTCTCCCAGCAGTTGAACTCCTGGGGAACGCGACCCAATTCGTCGAATCAGTTGCTGATGCAAGACCTGCACCCCAGCGTGTGGCCTGCGGCACTGGGCTATGACGGTTATATGGTCGATTACTTTTCTGATGGCGGAAACAACCCCTGGGGCGTAGCGCGTATTGGCGGAAATGCTTCGGTGCTGCACTCGTTGGATGTGGTCAACAGCGGGTCGATCAACGAGTTCGATATTTCGCTGGGCGGCAACATCAACAACATCGTCTACTTCGGTGCCACGCTCGGCATCCAGAGCGTCTACAAGCGCACGGCGATGACCTATCAGGAGGAGTACGGCTATTTCAACACGAACGGCGTGGCGCAGACGCTCAATCGGGAGACCGGCGAGTGGTCGAATCTGACCCAGCAGCTCGAAATGATGAACCTCTACCAGCGGATGACGATCGACGGCAGCGGTGTCAACCTCAAGCTGGGTGTCGTGGTGCGCCCGATCGCGGGGTTGCGGCTGGGTGCGGCTTTCCACACGCCGACCTACTATTCGCTCGACTACTCCTATCGGGCCGGGATCACGACGCGCATCGTGCAGACCGAGGATATTATCAACAACGGCCCGGTCCATGGAGTGGAGGCCGGGAACGACTCCCCGACGGCCACCAACGAGGGCCCGGACAGTTGGAGCTTCACTTCGCCGGCGCGGTTGATGTTCGGGGCGTCGTACACGTTCGGGAACTTCGCCATCGTGTCGGTGGACTACGAGCGCGACTGGTACAACGGGATCCGCATGAAGGATGTGCCGCGTTACAACGACCTCCTGACGGAGGACTACAAGGCTGAATTCAAGCACGATTTCCAGGCGACGAACTCCCTGCGTGTGGGTGCCGAGATCCGTCCGCTGCCGTTCCTGGCGCTGCGTGTGGGCGGCGGCTTCACCGACTCGATGCTCAAGGAGCGCGATACCTATACGTATGGGGTCAATACCGGGATGCCGGTGACCTATAAGAGCTGCTATGTCTCGGCGGGACTCGGGGTGTCGTTGTCGCGCAGCGTGACGCTCGACATCGCCTATCAGAACGTTTCCGACAAGTTGAACGGCTATCAGCTCTTCTGCAGTCAGGATTACGACACGGGTGATCTGATGACCTGGACCGGGGTTTATGAAACTTCGCTGACGCGCCACTACATCGCCATGACGCTCAACTTCCGTTTCTGA
- a CDS encoding DUF3853 family protein yields the protein MKNLQELLSKPVWQMTGEEFIFLSKHASRQTETQPQPITDTERKYVYGILGIAKLFGCSLPTANRIKKSGKIDKAITQIGRKIIVDVELALELAGKKTGGRK from the coding sequence ATGAAAAATCTTCAAGAATTATTATCAAAACCCGTCTGGCAGATGACAGGTGAAGAGTTCATATTCCTAAGTAAGCACGCTTCCCGTCAAACGGAAACGCAGCCACAGCCCATTACAGACACAGAAAGAAAATATGTGTACGGAATACTGGGCATAGCCAAACTGTTCGGGTGCAGCCTACCCACCGCCAACCGTATCAAGAAAAGCGGAAAGATTGACAAGGCAATCACTCAGATAGGACGTAAGATTATCGTGGATGTTGAGCTTGCCCTTGAACTGGCTGGAAAGAAAACAGGAGGACGGAAATAA
- a CDS encoding nuclear transport factor 2 family protein codes for MKPKEVLEKWIDCFNKADAYHIAELYATNAVNHQVANEPIIGKESIYKMFVNEFATAKMVCMVENIFEDGEWAIMEWKDSLGLRGCGFFHVKDNKIVFQRGYWDKLSFLKQHNLPIE; via the coding sequence ATGAAGCCTAAAGAAGTTTTGGAAAAATGGATAGATTGCTTTAACAAAGCAGATGCTTATCATATAGCAGAGCTGTATGCTACTAATGCAGTAAATCATCAAGTCGCAAACGAACCAATAATAGGTAAAGAATCAATCTACAAAATGTTTGTGAATGAATTTGCCACTGCTAAAATGGTTTGTATGGTGGAAAATATTTTTGAAGATGGCGAATGGGCTATCATGGAATGGAAAGACTCTCTTGGACTTCGTGGATGCGGATTTTTTCATGTAAAAGATAACAAAATCGTCTTTCAAAGAGGGTATTGGGATAAACTTTCATTCTTGAAGCAACACAATCTTCCAATTGAATAA
- the mef(En2) gene encoding macrolide efflux MFS transporter Mef(En2) has translation MNHWKSTLAVIGIGQLISILTSTIVGFSIIFWISNEFKSPTALSLAILAGFLPQFVLGLFAGVYVDRWNRKKTMFYSDLFIAFCTLCLFIVITKGYKDLSFFYLLTACRSIGSTFHAPALQASIPLLVPKHHLVRVSGLYHSIQSFSEVIAPVVGASLVVWLPIQYILLIDVIGAVAACLTLLCVQIPSLQKTKVLPDFKKELTECWHTLRRTMGILPLFVCFTLVTFVLMPVFTLFPFMTLLHFNGNILQMGVVEMGWGSGALLGGLVLACKALKSKQTLVMHTAYVILGLYLISASYLPSSAFIGFVCLTFTGGIAYSIYHALFIAIIQQNLASDMLGRTFSLIFSLSTFPSMLGIVASGYWVEAWGITSVFMISGWVIFLIGVGANFISSIKQLDNYA, from the coding sequence ATGAATCATTGGAAATCAACTTTGGCCGTGATAGGAATAGGCCAACTCATATCTATTTTAACAAGTACGATTGTTGGCTTCTCCATTATTTTTTGGATTAGCAACGAATTTAAATCCCCGACAGCTTTATCTCTGGCTATTTTAGCTGGATTTTTACCACAATTTGTATTAGGCTTGTTTGCCGGGGTCTATGTTGACAGATGGAATCGAAAGAAAACGATGTTTTATTCGGACTTGTTCATCGCGTTCTGTACCCTATGTCTTTTTATTGTGATAACCAAGGGTTATAAAGACCTTTCTTTTTTTTATCTATTGACTGCTTGTCGTTCAATAGGCAGTACGTTTCATGCACCTGCTTTACAGGCAAGCATCCCTCTACTGGTTCCCAAGCACCATCTTGTCAGGGTATCAGGTTTGTACCATTCCATTCAATCCTTCAGTGAGGTGATAGCTCCCGTTGTAGGGGCAAGCCTCGTTGTTTGGCTTCCCATACAGTATATTCTGCTCATAGATGTGATCGGAGCTGTTGCTGCTTGTCTGACCTTACTTTGTGTCCAGATTCCTTCTCTTCAAAAAACGAAAGTTCTTCCAGATTTCAAAAAAGAACTGACGGAATGTTGGCATACCTTGCGGCGTACAATGGGCATTTTGCCTTTATTCGTATGCTTTACGCTGGTGACTTTTGTCCTTATGCCTGTTTTTACGTTATTTCCTTTTATGACGCTTCTGCATTTCAACGGAAACATTTTGCAAATGGGAGTTGTGGAAATGGGTTGGGGCTCAGGGGCATTGTTGGGCGGTTTAGTACTTGCCTGTAAGGCTTTGAAAAGCAAGCAAACATTAGTGATGCATACGGCTTATGTGATATTGGGATTGTATCTGATTAGCGCCAGTTATTTACCATCAAGCGCATTTATAGGTTTTGTTTGCCTAACATTTACAGGAGGCATAGCCTATTCCATTTACCATGCGCTTTTCATCGCTATTATTCAGCAGAACTTGGCTTCGGACATGCTTGGACGGACTTTTTCTCTCATCTTTAGTTTGAGTACCTTTCCATCAATGCTGGGTATCGTAGCTTCAGGATATTGGGTGGAAGCATGGGGTATCACATCCGTCTTTATGATCAGCGGATGGGTTATCTTTCTGATTGGAGTGGGTGCAAATTTTATTTCTTCAATCAAGCAGTTGGATAATTACGCATAG
- a CDS encoding toprim domain-containing protein: MDIQTAKQIRIADYLHSLGYSPVKQQGVNLWYKSPLREEAEASFKVNTEREQWYDFGLGKGGGIIELAAHLYATDHVPYILKRIAEQTPHVRPVSFSFGKQNSSEPSFQQLEIVPLSSTALLAYLQGRGINIKLAKRECSEARFTHNGKRYFAIAFPNGSCGYEIRNRYFKGCIAPKEISHIRQSGKARNTCYVFEGFMDYLSFLTLRQESCPNYPELDGQDYIVLNSVSNVNKALYPLGNYERIHCFFDNDHAGLEALRQIRMEYGRERYIRDASQIYRGCKDLNEYLQKQIERKRQLQSAKGVRSQSPEKKNGFQL; this comes from the coding sequence ATGGATATACAGACAGCCAAGCAAATCAGAATAGCGGATTATCTGCATAGTTTAGGATATTCTCCCGTCAAGCAACAAGGTGTCAATCTGTGGTATAAATCACCGTTAAGGGAAGAAGCCGAAGCCTCGTTCAAGGTAAATACCGAACGTGAACAATGGTATGACTTCGGTTTGGGTAAAGGTGGTGGTATCATAGAACTGGCTGCACACCTGTACGCTACCGACCATGTACCTTACATCTTGAAACGGATAGCAGAGCAGACACCGCACGTGCGCCCGGTATCTTTCTCTTTTGGAAAGCAAAACTCTTCCGAGCCGAGCTTCCAACAGTTGGAGATTGTTCCGCTGTCATCTACTGCCCTGCTTGCCTACTTACAAGGTAGAGGAATTAACATAAAACTGGCGAAAAGAGAATGTAGTGAAGCACGTTTCACTCACAACGGCAAGCGGTACTTTGCCATCGCCTTTCCCAATGGTTCGTGTGGATATGAAATCCGCAACCGCTATTTCAAGGGCTGCATCGCCCCAAAGGAAATCTCCCACATCAGGCAGTCGGGAAAAGCGAGGAATACCTGTTATGTGTTCGAGGGATTTATGGACTACCTCTCCTTTTTGACATTGAGACAAGAGAGCTGCCCAAATTATCCGGAATTGGACGGGCAGGACTACATTGTATTGAACTCCGTATCGAATGTAAACAAGGCTCTCTATCCGTTGGGCAATTACGAACGCATCCACTGCTTTTTCGACAACGACCATGCAGGACTGGAAGCACTCCGGCAAATCCGCATGGAATACGGCAGAGAGCGGTACATCCGGGACGCTTCGCAGATTTACAGAGGATGCAAGGACTTGAACGAATACTTACAGAAACAGATTGAAAGAAAAAGGCAGCTCCAGTCCGCCAAAGGGGTGCGCAGCCAATCACCGGAAAAGAAGAACGGCTTCCAGTTATAG
- a CDS encoding site-specific integrase → MNIKRNIIFALESRKKNGVPIVENVPIRMRVIFASQRIEFTTGYRIDVAKWDADKQRVKNGCTNKLKQSAAEINTDLLKYYAEIQNIFKEFEVQEVMPTTQQLKEAFNMRMKDTSEEQPEEAPVSFWEVFDEFVKECGNQNNWTASTYEKFAAVRNHLKEFKEDATFNYFNEFGLNEYVNFLRDTKDMRNSTIGKQMGFLKWFLRWSFKKGHHQNIAYDTFKPKLKTTSKKVIFLTWDELNKLKDYQIPKDKQYLERVRDVFLFCCFTSLRYSDVRNLKRSDVKSDHIEITTVKTADSLTIELNKYSKAILDKYKDIHFENYMALPVISNQKMNDYLKELGELAEINEPVRETYYKGNERIDEVTPKYALLSTHAGRRTFICNALALGIPAQVVMKWTGHSDYKAMKPYIDIADDIKANAMNKFNQL, encoded by the coding sequence ATGAATATCAAGCGCAACATCATTTTTGCATTGGAGAGCCGGAAAAAGAACGGTGTGCCAATCGTAGAGAACGTACCCATCCGTATGCGTGTCATCTTTGCCAGCCAACGCATCGAGTTTACAACGGGCTACCGGATTGACGTAGCCAAATGGGATGCAGATAAGCAGCGGGTAAAGAACGGATGTACCAACAAGCTAAAGCAAAGTGCAGCCGAAATCAATACGGACTTGCTGAAATACTATGCCGAAATCCAGAATATTTTCAAGGAATTTGAGGTGCAGGAGGTCATGCCAACGACCCAACAGTTGAAGGAAGCTTTCAACATGAGAATGAAAGACACCAGCGAAGAACAGCCGGAAGAAGCCCCTGTCAGCTTTTGGGAGGTGTTCGATGAGTTTGTAAAAGAGTGCGGTAACCAGAATAACTGGACGGCATCCACCTATGAAAAATTTGCAGCAGTGAGGAACCACCTCAAAGAGTTCAAGGAGGATGCAACGTTCAACTATTTCAACGAGTTTGGATTGAACGAATACGTCAACTTCCTGCGTGACACCAAGGATATGAGAAACAGCACCATCGGCAAGCAAATGGGATTCCTCAAATGGTTCCTGCGCTGGAGCTTCAAGAAAGGACATCATCAGAACATTGCATACGATACGTTCAAACCGAAACTGAAAACCACCTCGAAAAAAGTAATCTTCCTGACTTGGGATGAACTGAACAAGCTGAAAGACTACCAGATACCCAAGGATAAGCAATACCTGGAACGTGTGCGTGATGTTTTCCTGTTCTGCTGCTTTACGAGTTTGCGGTATTCGGATGTTCGCAATCTGAAAAGAAGCGATGTGAAGTCCGACCACATCGAAATAACCACAGTCAAGACTGCCGACAGCCTGACGATTGAACTGAACAAATACAGCAAAGCCATACTGGACAAATACAAGGACATCCATTTCGAGAATTACATGGCTCTGCCCGTCATCAGCAACCAGAAGATGAACGATTACCTGAAAGAGCTGGGCGAACTGGCAGAAATCAACGAGCCTGTACGGGAAACCTACTACAAGGGAAATGAACGTATTGATGAAGTCACACCCAAATACGCTTTGCTCAGTACCCATGCAGGAAGAAGGACATTCATCTGCAATGCGCTGGCTCTCGGAATCCCGGCACAGGTGGTCATGAAATGGACGGGACACAGCGACTACAAAGCTATGAAACCCTACATTGACATAGCGGATGATATTAAGGCAAATGCCATGAACAAGTTTAATCAACTATAA
- the proS gene encoding proline--tRNA ligase encodes MAKELKDLTKSDENYSQWYNDLVVKAGLAENSAVRGCMVIKPYGYAIWEKMHDALDKMFKETGHQNAYFPLFIPKSFFSKEAHHVEGFAKECAVVTHYRLKNDPEGKGVVVDPDAKLEEELIVRPTSETIIWNTYKNWIQSYRDLPILCNQWANVVRWEMRTRLFLRTAEFLWQEGHTAHATREEAIEEATKMIHVYQKFAEEWMSLPVIVGHKSPNERFAGAEDTLTIEALMQDGKALQSGTSHFLGQNFAKAFDVQYVNKEGKLEYVWATSWGVSTRLMGALIMAHSDNNGLVLPPKLAPIQVVMIPIYKGEEQLAEIRKRFETIAEGLKAKGISVKIDDRDNVRSGFKFAEYELKGVPVRLAMGPRDMENDTIELVRRDTLEKETVPQEGLVDRIEGLMTGIQENIYRKALAYRESMITKVDTWEEFKEVLETKGGFISAHWDGTVETEVAIKDATKATIRCIPIDAPEEEGVCVFSGKPSHRRVLFARSY; translated from the coding sequence ATGGCAAAGGAACTCAAAGACCTCACCAAATCGGACGAGAACTACTCGCAATGGTACAACGATCTGGTGGTGAAGGCCGGACTGGCTGAAAACTCGGCCGTGCGCGGGTGTATGGTCATCAAGCCCTACGGTTACGCCATCTGGGAGAAGATGCACGACGCGCTGGACAAGATGTTCAAGGAGACGGGACACCAGAACGCCTATTTCCCGCTCTTCATTCCGAAATCCTTCTTCTCGAAGGAGGCCCACCACGTGGAGGGTTTCGCCAAGGAGTGCGCCGTGGTGACGCACTACCGCCTGAAGAACGATCCCGAAGGCAAAGGTGTGGTGGTTGATCCCGACGCCAAACTCGAAGAGGAGCTGATCGTGCGCCCGACTTCGGAAACGATTATCTGGAATACCTACAAGAACTGGATCCAGTCGTACCGCGACCTGCCGATCCTCTGCAACCAGTGGGCCAACGTCGTGCGCTGGGAGATGCGCACGCGCCTGTTCCTGCGGACGGCGGAATTCCTCTGGCAGGAGGGCCACACGGCCCATGCCACCCGCGAAGAGGCCATCGAGGAGGCTACGAAGATGATCCATGTCTACCAGAAGTTTGCCGAGGAGTGGATGTCGCTGCCGGTGATCGTGGGGCACAAGTCGCCCAACGAACGGTTTGCCGGGGCCGAGGATACGCTGACGATCGAGGCACTGATGCAGGACGGCAAGGCGCTGCAGAGCGGTACGTCGCACTTCCTGGGGCAGAATTTCGCCAAGGCCTTCGACGTGCAGTACGTCAACAAGGAGGGCAAGCTCGAATACGTATGGGCTACGTCGTGGGGCGTCTCGACCCGGCTGATGGGTGCGCTCATCATGGCCCACTCGGACAACAACGGACTGGTGCTGCCGCCGAAACTCGCGCCGATCCAGGTGGTGATGATCCCCATCTACAAGGGCGAGGAGCAGCTTGCGGAGATTCGCAAGCGCTTCGAGACCATTGCCGAGGGGCTGAAGGCCAAGGGCATTTCGGTGAAGATCGATGACCGCGACAACGTGCGTTCGGGCTTCAAGTTTGCCGAGTACGAGCTGAAGGGAGTGCCGGTTCGTCTGGCCATGGGCCCGCGCGACATGGAGAACGACACGATCGAGCTCGTGCGCCGCGATACGCTCGAAAAGGAGACCGTGCCGCAGGAGGGGCTTGTCGACCGGATCGAGGGTTTGATGACCGGGATTCAGGAGAATATTTACCGCAAGGCGCTGGCTTACCGCGAGTCGATGATCACGAAGGTCGACACGTGGGAGGAGTTCAAGGAGGTGCTCGAAACCAAGGGAGGCTTCATCTCGGCGCATTGGGACGGCACGGTCGAGACCGAAGTGGCGATCAAGGATGCCACGAAGGCCACGATCCGCTGCATTCCGATCGACGCGCCCGAAGAGGAGGGTGTCTGCGTCTTCTCCGGCAAGCCGTCGCACCGCCGCGTGCTCTTCGCCCGCAGCTATTAG
- a CDS encoding YhcG family protein: MSNKESNIEKTNFDAFIQAVGSEIEQAQVRLIVAANAQMLFHYWKIGNYILYHQQLHGWGSKIIKQLAKAIRLHYPEKKGYSERNLTYMCQFAKAYPLRALQSFIETDASLSVPTIQSVTNEVLKLNDKQFTQELTAQIQSIDCQSLAITQEVPAQFEDVGKTVSAIYRMGIREIEEVFLTSPIAKINWTSQMTILDSSLPLGLSYWYMKQSVEMGWSSNVLKMQIDSDLYSRQISNNKVNNFTTTLPAPQSDLANYLLKDPYIFDLAGAKEKADERDIEEQLVKHVTRYLLEMGNGFAFVARQKHFQVGNSDFFADLILYSIPLHAYIVVELKATPFKPEYAGQLNFYINVVDDKLRGENDNKTIGLLLCKGKDEVVAQYALTGYDQPIGISDYQLSKAIPEKLKSALPSVEEVEEELASFLDKDNNTQK; the protein is encoded by the coding sequence ATGAGCAACAAGGAATCCAACATAGAGAAAACGAATTTTGATGCATTCATACAAGCGGTCGGTTCGGAAATAGAACAGGCACAAGTAAGGCTGATTGTTGCAGCCAATGCACAAATGCTGTTCCATTACTGGAAGATAGGCAATTACATCCTTTATCACCAGCAGCTGCACGGATGGGGAAGCAAAATCATCAAGCAGTTGGCAAAGGCTATCCGACTGCATTACCCTGAAAAGAAAGGCTATTCGGAACGTAACCTTACCTATATGTGCCAGTTTGCAAAAGCATATCCTTTAAGAGCGTTGCAAAGTTTCATAGAAACAGATGCAAGCCTGTCTGTCCCAACCATACAGAGTGTGACCAATGAAGTATTAAAACTGAATGACAAGCAATTTACGCAGGAACTTACTGCGCAAATACAATCGATTGATTGTCAATCATTAGCAATTACGCAGGAAGTTCCTGCGCAATTTGAAGATGTGGGAAAAACCGTGTCTGCCATTTACAGGATGGGAATCAGGGAAATAGAAGAAGTTTTCTTGACCTCTCCTATAGCCAAAATAAACTGGACAAGCCAAATGACTATACTTGACAGTTCGCTACCTTTAGGTCTAAGCTACTGGTACATGAAGCAGTCTGTGGAAATGGGATGGAGCAGCAATGTATTGAAAATGCAAATTGACAGTGATTTGTATAGCCGACAAATCAGCAACAACAAGGTAAACAATTTCACGACCACACTTCCGGCTCCACAAAGCGACCTTGCCAATTACCTACTCAAAGACCCGTACATCTTTGATTTGGCAGGAGCCAAAGAAAAAGCAGACGAAAGGGATATTGAAGAACAGCTGGTGAAACACGTTACCCGCTACCTGTTGGAAATGGGCAACGGTTTTGCCTTCGTTGCCCGGCAGAAGCACTTCCAAGTCGGAAACAGCGATTTCTTTGCCGACCTGATTCTATATTCCATTCCGTTGCACGCATATATCGTGGTAGAATTAAAGGCTACCCCATTCAAACCGGAGTATGCAGGACAACTGAACTTCTACATCAATGTGGTGGATGATAAACTGAGGGGAGAGAATGACAACAAGACTATCGGGTTGTTGCTATGCAAGGGAAAAGACGAAGTTGTGGCACAATACGCATTGACAGGCTATGACCAGCCCATCGGCATCAGCGATTACCAATTGAGCAAAGCGATTCCCGAGAAACTGAAATCAGCGTTGCCCAGCGTGGAAGAAGTGGAAGAAGAACTGGCCTCTTTCCTTGACAAAGACAATAACACTCAAAAATAG
- a CDS encoding AAA family ATPase, with protein MDYMKETKEISAEEAIILWQASRLSLSKSYEKAPEILKVHDSVIGTLGNFSASIGKAKSKKTFNVSAIVAAALKNGTVLRYVAELPEDKRKVLYVDTEQSPYHCLKVMTRILRMAGLPDDRDNENLEFLALRKYTPEQRIRIVEQAIYNTPEIGLVIIDGIRDMVYDINSPSESTRIISKLMQWTDDRQIHIHTILHQNKGDENARGHIGTELNNKAETVLQVEKDKGNGDISHVSAIHIRAMDFEPFAFRINDKALPELIEGYKPETKKPGRPEEEKFDPYRHITEQQHRIALEAVFGLKEEYGYKELEDALIKTYMSVGVKLNHKKAVSLITMLRNKRMIVQETGRKYTFMPDFHY; from the coding sequence ATGGACTATATGAAAGAGACTAAGGAAATATCGGCTGAAGAAGCCATAATCCTTTGGCAAGCCTCACGTTTGAGCCTGTCGAAAAGTTATGAGAAAGCACCTGAAATCCTTAAAGTACATGATTCTGTCATTGGGACATTGGGTAATTTCAGCGCATCCATCGGCAAAGCCAAAAGTAAAAAAACGTTCAATGTATCGGCTATCGTAGCCGCTGCATTGAAGAACGGCACAGTGCTGCGGTATGTGGCTGAACTGCCTGAAGATAAGCGGAAAGTGCTTTATGTTGATACAGAGCAAAGCCCTTACCATTGTCTGAAAGTCATGACGCGCATTTTGCGAATGGCTGGTTTGCCAGATGATAGGGACAATGAGAATCTTGAATTTCTTGCCTTAAGAAAATACACGCCTGAGCAGCGTATCAGGATTGTGGAACAGGCTATTTACAATACACCCGAAATCGGTCTTGTAATTATAGACGGCATACGGGATATGGTGTATGACATCAACAGCCCCAGTGAATCAACACGCATCATATCCAAGCTGATGCAGTGGACGGACGACAGGCAGATACATATCCATACGATACTGCATCAGAACAAAGGGGATGAGAACGCAAGAGGGCACATTGGTACGGAGTTGAACAACAAGGCGGAAACCGTATTGCAGGTAGAAAAGGACAAGGGCAACGGTGACATCAGCCATGTTTCAGCCATTCACATCCGGGCAATGGACTTTGAGCCTTTCGCATTCCGTATCAACGACAAAGCCCTTCCCGAACTCATTGAGGGATACAAACCTGAAACAAAGAAGCCGGGAAGACCCGAAGAAGAGAAGTTCGACCCTTACAGGCATATCACCGAGCAGCAGCACCGTATCGCATTGGAAGCCGTTTTCGGGCTGAAAGAGGAATACGGCTACAAGGAACTGGAAGATGCCTTAATCAAGACCTATATGTCAGTGGGTGTAAAGCTGAACCATAAAAAGGCGGTATCGCTCATCACCATGCTCCGCAACAAACGGATGATAGTGCAGGAGACAGGCAGAAAATACACATTCATGCCTGACTTCCACTATTAG
- the lnu(AN2) gene encoding lincosamide nucleotidyltransferase Lnu(AN2), producing MTKKEHTTITELFQVLDLLESLDMQFWLDGGWGVDVLYGQQTRLHRDIDIDFDANYTDQLLDLLQERGYQIETNWLPTRVELYSKELGYIDIHPFVLNADGTSKQADLDGGWYEFQPDYFGTAVFEGRSIPCISAKGQQVFHSGYDLREKDIHDLSIIKQCITTMSLTIR from the coding sequence ATGACAAAGAAAGAACACACTACGATTACAGAGTTATTTCAAGTTTTGGACTTGTTGGAAAGCCTGGACATGCAGTTTTGGTTGGATGGAGGCTGGGGAGTGGATGTCTTGTACGGACAGCAAACCCGCTTGCATAGAGATATTGACATTGATTTTGATGCCAATTATACAGACCAACTCCTTGATCTTTTGCAGGAGAGAGGATATCAAATTGAAACAAATTGGTTGCCCACCCGTGTGGAACTGTATAGCAAAGAATTAGGCTATATTGATATCCATCCTTTTGTCTTGAATGCGGACGGCACTTCCAAACAAGCCGACTTGGATGGAGGCTGGTATGAATTTCAACCGGACTATTTTGGAACAGCAGTCTTTGAAGGCAGAAGCATCCCTTGCATTTCTGCAAAAGGGCAACAAGTATTCCATTCGGGCTACGATTTAAGAGAGAAGGATATTCACGATTTATCTATAATTAAACAATGTATAACAACAATGAGCCTAACAATTAGATAA